In the genome of Carassius auratus strain Wakin unplaced genomic scaffold, ASM336829v1 scaf_tig00017423, whole genome shotgun sequence, one region contains:
- the LOC113075660 gene encoding ladderlectin-like: MWISVAFILALAVSGVKSNGFHRRCPPSWEKFEMQCFKFFSDLKPWAEAEKKCLELGGNLASVHDSHTSGFLKSFLRKCASGMPRTWIGAHDAIKNNVWFWSDGSKFDYSDWLTGEPNDNGGNENCVELAYGAEQRWNDLDCATPLNFICLISLPAC; this comes from the exons ATGTGGATTTCTGTAGCCTTTATTCTTGCTCTGGCTGTAAGTGGAGTCAAATCTAATG GTTTTCACCGTAGATGTCCCCCTAGCTGGGAAAAGTTTGAGATGCAGTGTTTTAAATTTTTCAGTGACCTGAAACCGTGGGCTGAGGCAGAG AAAAAGTGTCTTGAGCTCGGTGGAAACCTTGCATCAGTCCATGATTCACACACTAGTGGTTTCCTCAAGTCCTTTCTGAGAAAATGTGCTAGTGGCATGCCCCGAACATGGATTGGTGCTCATGATGCAATTAAG AATAATGTCTGGTTTTGGAGTGATGGCTCAAAGTTTGACTACAGTGACTGGCTTACTGGTGAGCCAAATGATAATGGAGGAAACGAAAATTGTGTGGAGCTGGCCTATGGAG CTGAGCAACGCTGGAATGATCTGGACTGTGCCACTCCTCTCAATTTCATCTGTTTGATTTCTCTTCCTGCTTGTTAA
- the LOC113075659 gene encoding ladderlectin-like has product MWISVAFILALAVSGVKSNGFHRRCPPSWEKFEMQCFKFFSDLKPWAEAEKKCLELGGNLASVHDSHTSGFLKSFLRKCASGMPRTWIGAHDAIKNNVWFWSDGSKFDYSDWLTGEPNDNGGNENCVELAYGAEQRWNDLDCATPLNFICLISLPAC; this is encoded by the exons TGGATTTCTGTAGCCTTTATTCTTGCTCTGGCTGTAAGTGGAGTCAAATCTAATG GTTTTCACCGTAGATGTCCCCCTAGCTGGGAAAAGTTTGAGATGCAGTGTTTTAAATTTTTCAGTGACCTGAAACCGTGGGCTGAGGCAGAG AAAAAGTGTCTTGAGCTCGGTGGAAACCTTGCATCAGTCCATGATTCACACACTAGTGGTTTCCTCAAGTCCTTTCTGAGAAAATGTGCTAGTGGCATGCCCCGAACATGGATTGGTGCTCATGATGCAATTAAG AATAATGTCTGGTTTTGGAGTGATGGCTCAAAGTTTGACTACAGTGACTGGCTTACTGGTGAGCCAAATGATAATGGAGGAAACGAAAATTGTGTGGAGCTGGCCTATGGAG CTGAGCAACGCTGGAATGATCTGGACTGTGCCACTCCTCTCAATTTCATCTGTTTGATTTCTCTTCCTGCTTGTTAA